A single Euzebya sp. DNA region contains:
- the argB gene encoding acetylglutamate kinase, producing the protein MMTGRALEAQGKARILQEALPWMTRWAGRTVVVKYGGNALSDGDATVEHPGEDPSFAADVALLRSVGVRVVVVHGGGPQISALSERLGLETRFVDGKRVTDEATLQAVQMALLGQVNPMLVRMISEAGTPAVGVAGTDSNLVLARQHDPRLGLVGEVESVDPTYLHQLLDSGRVPVMATLCATAEGRVVNVNADTVAGAVAVALRADKLIYLTNVAGLYEHFGTPDSTLLSEVGIDRLAQMVDGGELVTGMIPKIASIIGALRGGVPQAHLLDGRIEHALLLEIFTDSGVGTMVTAGTAAEDTDRMELA; encoded by the coding sequence GTGATGACCGGCCGTGCGCTCGAGGCGCAGGGCAAGGCGCGGATCCTCCAGGAGGCGCTGCCGTGGATGACCCGCTGGGCCGGGCGGACCGTCGTGGTCAAGTACGGCGGCAACGCGCTGTCCGACGGCGATGCGACGGTCGAGCACCCGGGGGAGGACCCCTCCTTCGCCGCCGACGTGGCCCTGCTCCGCTCGGTCGGCGTCCGGGTGGTCGTGGTGCACGGCGGCGGCCCGCAGATCAGCGCGCTGTCCGAGCGGCTCGGGCTCGAGACCCGATTCGTCGACGGCAAGCGCGTCACCGACGAGGCGACCCTGCAGGCGGTCCAGATGGCACTGCTCGGCCAGGTGAACCCGATGCTGGTCCGGATGATCTCCGAGGCGGGCACGCCGGCGGTCGGGGTCGCTGGCACCGACTCGAACCTGGTCCTGGCCCGCCAGCACGACCCCCGCCTCGGGCTGGTCGGCGAGGTCGAGTCCGTCGACCCCACGTACCTCCACCAGCTGCTCGACTCGGGTCGGGTGCCGGTCATGGCGACGCTGTGCGCGACCGCGGAGGGTCGGGTGGTCAACGTCAACGCCGACACCGTCGCCGGCGCGGTCGCCGTCGCCCTCCGCGCCGACAAGCTGATCTACCTGACCAACGTCGCCGGCCTGTACGAGCACTTCGGCACGCCGGATTCGACCCTCCTCAGCGAGGTCGGCATCGACCGGCTGGCCCAGATGGTCGACGGCGGCGAGCTCGTGACCGGCATGATCCCGAAGATCGCCAGCATCATCGGTGCGCTGCGCGGCGGCGTCCCGCAGGCCCACCTGCTCGACGGCCGGATCGAGCACGCCCTGCTGCTCGAGATCTTCACCGACTCGGGCGTCGGCACGATGGTGACCGCCGGCACCGCCGCGGAGGACACCGACCGGATGGAGCTCGCATGA
- a CDS encoding response regulator, translating to MADDRPTVLVVEDDDSVRALVEMLLTDSGVAVTTARDGLEGLLKLSFARPAAVVLDIMMPDVSGMRVLDELAAQHDDIPVVVVTGKPEAAAEARRRLGDENVFDKPFDPDHLIRRITQIVGT from the coding sequence ATGGCCGATGACCGCCCGACCGTGCTGGTCGTCGAGGACGACGACTCCGTCCGCGCCCTGGTGGAGATGCTGCTCACCGACTCCGGCGTCGCCGTCACCACCGCCCGCGACGGGCTGGAGGGGCTCCTCAAGCTGTCCTTCGCCCGCCCCGCCGCCGTCGTGCTCGACATCATGATGCCGGACGTGAGCGGCATGCGGGTCCTCGACGAGCTCGCCGCCCAGCACGACGACATCCCGGTCGTCGTCGTCACCGGCAAGCCCGAGGCCGCTGCCGAAGCCCGCCGGCGCCTCGGCGACGAGAACGTCTTCGACAAGCCGTTCGACCCCGACCACCTCATCCGCCGCATCACCCAGATCGTGGGGACCTGA
- a CDS encoding acetylornithine transaminase: MIEDQLTEDDVLLPTYGPRPVTFTSGAGSWLTATDGGRYLDFLCGLAVTGLGHAHPVVTQAVADQAARLTHTSNLFGTRPVLELADRLRRTLGWDDGRAFFCNSGAEANEAALKLARRHGKHADPQKVHVVALDKGFHGRLMGALKLTGNPAKHAPFEPLGTWATHVPADDPDAIAAAVDDRTCAVWLEVVQGEGGVRPLSEEVLAAARAACDDHDALLVVDEVQTGVGRLGEWYGWQTTTVEPDVVCLAKGLANGLPIGAIVARGVAAKAFQLGDHATTFGGGPVVCAAANAVLDTIESDGLLAHTRAMGSRLAAGLEALAADSPLVTGQRGRGLLRAMTLSGDFAPAVADAALRHHLVVNAVAPDAVRLAPPLNVTPDEVDEALSRLRAAVADVASPTGASPTGASPTGAAPAETDGR, from the coding sequence ATGATCGAGGACCAGCTCACCGAGGACGACGTCCTCCTGCCCACCTACGGCCCACGGCCGGTCACCTTCACCAGCGGCGCCGGGTCGTGGCTGACCGCCACCGACGGCGGCCGCTACCTCGACTTCCTCTGCGGGCTGGCCGTCACGGGGCTCGGCCACGCCCACCCGGTCGTCACCCAGGCCGTGGCCGACCAGGCAGCACGGCTGACCCACACCTCCAACCTGTTCGGCACCCGACCGGTGCTCGAGCTCGCCGACCGGCTGCGCCGCACCCTCGGCTGGGATGACGGACGGGCGTTCTTCTGCAACTCCGGCGCCGAGGCCAACGAGGCGGCCCTCAAGCTGGCCCGCCGCCACGGCAAGCACGCCGACCCCCAGAAGGTCCACGTCGTCGCCCTGGACAAGGGCTTCCACGGCCGGCTCATGGGCGCGCTGAAGCTGACCGGCAACCCGGCCAAGCACGCCCCGTTCGAGCCGCTCGGCACCTGGGCCACCCACGTGCCCGCCGACGACCCCGACGCCATCGCCGCGGCGGTCGACGACCGCACCTGCGCGGTGTGGCTCGAGGTCGTCCAGGGCGAGGGAGGGGTCCGCCCCCTGTCCGAGGAGGTCCTCGCCGCCGCCAGGGCGGCCTGCGACGACCACGACGCGCTGCTGGTCGTCGACGAGGTCCAGACCGGCGTCGGCCGCCTGGGGGAGTGGTACGGCTGGCAGACCACCACCGTCGAGCCCGACGTCGTCTGCCTCGCCAAGGGCCTCGCCAACGGCCTGCCGATCGGCGCGATCGTCGCCCGGGGCGTCGCGGCCAAGGCGTTCCAGCTCGGGGACCACGCCACCACCTTCGGCGGCGGGCCGGTCGTGTGCGCCGCCGCGAACGCCGTCCTCGACACGATCGAGTCCGACGGCCTGCTGGCCCACACCCGGGCCATGGGCTCGCGGTTGGCGGCCGGCCTGGAGGCGCTCGCCGCCGACAGCCCGCTGGTCACCGGTCAGCGGGGCCGCGGCCTGCTGCGCGCCATGACGCTCTCCGGCGACTTCGCGCCCGCGGTGGCCGACGCCGCCCTGCGCCACCACCTGGTCGTCAACGCCGTCGCACCCGACGCCGTCCGCCTGGCCCCGCCGCTCAACGTCACCCCCGACGAGGTCGACGAGGCCCTCAGCCGGCTGCGCGCCGCGGTCGCCGACGTCGCCAGCCCGACCGGTGCCAGCCCGACCGGTGCCAGCCCGACCGGCGCCGCACCCGCCGAGACCGATGGCCGATGA